Below is a genomic region from Pyrococcus kukulkanii.
TTGCCAAGGATTTCCTCCATCTGCTCGAGGCACTTTCCGGGCCTTCCTGCGCACGTGCAGAAAAAGGCGGCGTTCCTAATCTTCCCCCGGTTCTGGAGTAGGTAGGTCCTTATGGCAGGAGTCACGCGACCGTTCCAGACAGGTGTGCCAATGACCACGAGGTCATAGCTGGAAGGGTCTTTCTCAAACTCTATCTCTGTAGTTTTACCCATCGTTGCGTCATAACCAGCTATGAGGAAGCCAATAATTCCCTTCCTGGGCTTTTTGTCAATGATCTCGTCAATATCGGCGTTAAGGGCCTTAGCTACCTCCTGGGCGATTCGTTTTGTAGTTCTGCTCCGTGAGTAGAAGACAATGAGTGTTTTCATGGGCATCCCTGACTAAATTCCCTGTTGAGGTTAATATGAGTTTCCAAGAATGCTTTTAAACCCAAAAGTTTCAATTGAAACTATGCCGCAGAAGGAGAAAAGGCATGCGACCTTATATCGGAGCTTTACTGGGCCATGAGAAAGATCTGTGAATAGGCTTGAGGAACTGGGGATTACCTTTCTTGAGTTCAAAGCCCTGATGCACCTGAAGAGTACAGAGACCCAGGGAGACCTCCTGAGAGAAATGGGCGTTTCCAAATCAACGGCCTCAAAAGTGCTCTCCTCCCTTGAGAGAAAGGGGATTGTAAAAAGGGAGCGCAGAGGGAGGGCATATACTATTGAACTAACCGACAAGGCCCTTGAGATGCTAAAGGCCATCGAGAAGGCTGGAATGGAGCTTGAGGAAAAGATGTTCTCCCGGATGGCTCGCAAAGAAAAATCTGAATTTCTGTCTCTCCTTAAAAGAGCGATAAATAGTCTTGAGGGAAACAGATGGGTGGAAATATGACAAAGGGTGTCCAGATTTTAAGGGGCGACCCGAAAAAGGCCATAATAAAGCTCTCAATCCCGATGATGATAGGCATGTTGGTGCAGACGATGTATAACCTCGCCGACGGAATATGGGTCTCTGGCCTCGGCCCGGACGCTCTGGCCGCCGTTGGACTTTTCTTCCCGATTTTCACGGGGATTATAGCACTCGCCGCAGGTCTTGGTGTGGGCGCAAGCTCCGCGATAGCGAGGAGGATTGGAGCCAGAAATAAGAAAGGAGTCGACAACGTTGCCGTGCACGCCATCGTTCTCTCGCTCTTCTTGGGTGTAGCCATACCGCTTGTCATGCTCCCCACGATAGATTCGTTCTTCGGGTTAATGGGCGCCAAAGAGGATGTCGTTGAGCTGGCCACAGCCTACGCGAGGGTGCTCCTTATTGGGGCTTTCATGGCCGTCTTCAACAACGTCGGAAACGGTATTCTAAGGGGAGAAGGAGATGCAAACAGGGCAATGCTTGCAATGGTGCTTGGTTCAGGACTCAACATAGTTCTTGACCCAATATTTATTTATACCCTAAACTTTGGAATCGTTGGTGCCGCTTACGCAACCTTGCTCTCCATGACAATCACTTCACTTTTCATCGCTTACTGGCTCTTCATCAAGAGGGACCTTACGTTGAGATTACCCTCAGAGACTTCTCGCCGAGCTGGGAAATCCTTAAGGACATATTGCGTGTTGGTCTTCCTGCCTCACTCTCTCAGCTCTCCACGTCTATAGCGATGTTTTCCTCAACCGCGTTGCGATAATGGCGGGCGGGGAAAATGGTGTTGCCGTCTTTACCAGTGCTTGGCGTGTCACGATGCTCGGAATAGTACCAATACTTGGTATGGCTGCTGCAACAACTGCAGTAACTGGAGCCGCTTACGGGGAGAGAAACACTGAAAAGTTGGAAGCTGCCTACCTCTATGCAATAAAGATAGCATTCATGATAGAGCTTGGCGTAGTCTCCTTCATAATGGCCTTCGCTCCTCAAGTGGCCTATCTTTTCACGTACTCCGAGATAGCACAGGTGATAAAGCAGGAACTCATCTCCGCCCTCAGAACCCTTCCAATATTTTTACTCCTAACCCCCTTCGGCATGATGACCTCCGCAATGTTCCAAGGCATAGGTGAAGGAGAAAAGTCTCTGATTTTAACGATATTCAGAACTTTGGTCATGCAGGTTGGCTTCGCTTATACCTTCGTGAACCTGGGGCTCGGCCTTAGGGGAGTTTGGCTGGGGATAGTTGTCGGGAACATGGTGGCAGCTGTCATGGGCTTCACCTGGGGAAGAGTAAGAATAAGGGTAGTAAGACGAGCTTTGAGGTGAAATAGATAGAATATGATCAGACTATTCTTTCTTCCTCCTTGGTATTATATCTGATAGAAGCTTTCCATCCACCCTCTTTATTAACTCCCTCTTAGTTTCTACATCGGCTTTTGATCCCCTCAATTATCACCGTTGGCGTGGCTTTCCTCAAATTAACCTTCGTTTTCACACGTCAAAATGTTTAGCAAACTTGACTAATACTCCAAAGGACCTTTTATTATGAGTTAGACCTTTCCATTATTAGCCAGAAAACGCTCTCTTCACGGTGGGAGAGTCACCTTTAACAGTTTTTGTGTAATACCCAAGCTAAGGCGGGAAGGTTTATGGACTCGTCACTTGCTTTCGTTGCTAGTTCCAGCTCCAGCCCGCAGGCTCGATTTTGGTCCTATTACCCTTTGACTTGAAGTTCCTTGGTAACCTCGCCAAGCCTACATTACAATAGGGCTTCGACAGTTAAAGACCAATTGGGTAGTATTTTGGATCCCGCCCTAACGGACAAGGCTTGAAAAAGAGTCACTCAATATTGGCAGAAGAAGCATCTCAATCTTTTGTGCCTATGCACAAAGCTTATATGAGAAAAAAATTTCAATTAAACGGGTGATGTAACATGAGGATAGCTGTTCCAGCCGTGGACGATAAAGGCTTAGAAAGCGAAGTGAGTAGACACTTTGGCAGGGCAAGGTACTTTGTATTTGTTGACGTTGAAAACAATGAAATTAAAGGTGCGGAGGTCGTTGAGGTTCCTTTCGAGGAGCATGGACCAGGGGATCTTCCAAGGTTCGTCAAGGAGCACGGAGGAGAAGTCGTCCTTGCTTATGGAATGGGGCATAAAGCTATTTCATTCTTCAACGAGCTCGGCATAGAAGTCGTTACTGGGGCCTATGGAAGAATAAGAGATGTGGTTGAGGCCTTTATACACCAGGTTCTAGAGTTAGATCCTCACTGGAAGGAGAAGATAGAGCGCGAAAAGGAAAGGGAGAGAGGTGAAAAGCACGAGCAGAGAGATGGTTTGTAACGAGGGGTTTAAAAAATCTTTAAAATTCTTCATATGATGCAATCTTCTGGTGAAGTAAATGGGGATAAGTATAAAGGACTTTGCTCCTAGCTGGTTTGCGAGCGTTATGGGGACGGGAGCCTTAGCTTTGACAAGTAAAGCGTACTCATCGAAGCTTCCAGCCTTGGCTGGATTTGCGAAATTTCTCGTCTACCTCAACACCCTCCTATTCTTCATCCTTCTAATTCCATGGCTTCTCAGATGGGTGAAGTACACGGAAAACGCCTTAGAAGATCTAAAACATCCGATGGTGAGTCACTTTTATGGAACGATAGCAGTGGCTATGCTCGTCCTCTCGGCGGATTATCTCTTTATACTTAAAAAAATCACCATTGCAAAGGCGTTCTGGATCCCTGGGACAGTTTTAACGATATTCTTTGCCCTACTAATACCCTATTTGATGTTTGTGGAAAGAGAAATAGATCTTAAGGTCGTTACTCCTGCATGGTTTATTCCCCCCGTGGGGCTTATCGTTATTCCCATGGGAGGTGCAGGCCTAATCTCAAGCTTCTCTGGGACTGCCCGGGAGATCGCCTATGTGGTTAATTACTTCGCCTGGGGGGCTGGTTTCTTCCTTTACTTGGGCCTGTTCGCGATAGTGTTTTTCCGCTTCATAAGGCATGAACCGATGCCCTGTGGTATGGCTCCAGCTGTATGGATAAACCTTGGACCAATAGGGGCTGGAACTTCAACACTCTATGCACTCGTCAAAGCTAGTGAGTTCCTGAAAGTTAAAGAGCCTTTCTTGGCGTTTGGTTTAATATTCTGGGGCTTTGGCGTCTGGTGGCTGGCGATGGCTATCATGATGACCATCTACTACATCAGAAAACTCAACTTACCCTATAGCCTGGCTTGGTGGGCTTTCATCTTCCCACTCGGAGCCTACGTGGGGGCAACGCACAACGTTGGTACAGCCTTTGGTATAGGAATTATAGACAGCTTTGGCTTTGTCCTTTACTGGCTTCTACTGGCTATGTGGCTGATCACGGGTGTAAAAACTGTAAAGCACGTGCTTCTCGAATGATTTTTAACTTTTTTATTATTGAACTATCATTCTCCCAAGAGACCCTTTATAATTAGCTCAGCCGCTTCATCCTCTGTTAGACCCTTAGCCATGAGCTGAATGAGCTGGGCTTCGTTTATCCTTCCTATGGATGCCTCGTGCGTGAGCTCGGCCTTGTCGTTCTTTACCCTTAGGAGAGGAACAGTCTGAACGTCAGCATTACCTTTAACAATCTCGTGACACTCAACGTGGCCCTTTGCGTAGTCACCGAGGCCGTAGGCCTCGTTTATAACGCTAGCCCTTGCCCTGTCAAAGGCTATAACCGTACTTCTTAGGTTTGCCCTGGAGTGTGCCCCCTCCAGATAGGCGACTTCCTTTATCTCAACTGAATCATCTTTAACTGCCTTCACCTTTGACTCAAGCTCAAGAACAGCCCTCTCATCGAGTCTCGCGATCATCTCAAGCTTCAGCTTCTTTGCCCTGTGCTTCGTCAGAGAGAACCTTCCCGTATAGCGGGCACCTCTGCCCACATCCACCTCTGTCTTGCCGATCATCCTTACACCCTCGCCGTGCACGTGTTCATCGTCGTAGAGCACGCTTGAACCTTCTCCAATTTTTATCCTTGTCACCGCTTCGTGGGTGAAGTTCTTTGCGTAGGGAAAGATGCAATGGGATATGAATTTAACCTTCGAGTTTTTGCCGACGTTTATGTCAAAGACAACCCTCTGGTACCCCTCGCTTTCCAAATAACCAGTGCAAAGGTGAACGGGAAAGGGAAGCTCAACGTTGTCCGCGATTTTAACTTCAGCTTTAACTCCGTTCTTAATCTCCTTTCCCTTTATCTCAACCCCTGGAACATTGTTGAGCCCGATGATTTTGTCTCCACTGATGATTATCGTTGCTATTCTGCCCTCGAAAAGGGAGGTGTCAAGACCTTCTCGCTGATAGGCCTCAACTAACGCCTCGTATTCCCTAGTGAGATCAATCTTTATCGTCATCCTCAGCCCTCCGGGAAGGAGCATCTTCTACAGGTCTTCCGATAGTAGTCAACGACCTCATGTGAAAAGCCTTTTTTCACTAATCTACCTGCGCAGATGAAGTATGAGAAGTCTGTTTTGGCTGCTATCTCCTCGTGGTGGGTGATAAGTATCACGGTGGTACCGTACTTCTGGAAATAGTTTAGGATTCTCTCTATGAGTTCTTTGGCCGTTATGTCGAGGCCCGAGTCAGGTTCATCGAGAATTGCGTACCTTGGTTTAAGGAGAAGAAGTGATGCAAGCTCTACCCTTTTCCTTTCACCACCGCTCAAACTTTTGTCCACAAAACGATGAGCATAGAGCTCATAGGACAGGCCAACAAGCTCGAGGACTTCTTGTATTTCATCTTCCTTAATTTTGAGCTTCCCACCAAGGGTGAGGTAGTCCTTCACGGTTATGCCCTCATACCGGGCCGGCTCCTGCCAGGCCATGCTTATCCCAAGTTTTGCCCTCTCAGTAATGCTCAACCCGGTTATATCCTTACCATCAAGGATAATCTGACCAGATGTGGGCTTTAGCTCTCCCATCAAAATGCGGGCTATTGTCGATTTTCCCGCGCCGTTCGGCCCAAGTATTGAGTAGCTTATTCCATCTCTGAAGGTCATGTTTATTGAGTGAAGGATTTTCCTGCAATTTTGTAAGTACTCAACGTTCCTCAAGCAGAGCATTCTCATCATGAGAATTTCATTTGAAATTAACTTAAGATTTTCTAATAAGTTTCGTTCGGAACTATTAGTTGAAAATTATAACATATGAAAAACATTTTAAATTAAGATGACAAACTCATCATGGAGGATATGAAAATGTCCGGCGATGAAGCTCCTATCATTGGAAAGGATGCACTTGGGAGGCCAGTTAAAGATTTAAGCGTTATCCCATGGTGGGGAGTTGATCGGAAGGATATAGAGTGGTACCCGAAGATAAACTACGACAGATGTGCGGGATGCGGAATCTGCTTCATAACCTGTGGAAGGCGCGTCTTTGACTGGGACAAGGAGAAGGGGAAACCAGTTGTTGCGAGGCCCTATAACTGTATGGTAGGTTGTTCAACGTGCGCAATGCTCTGCCCCTGCGACGCGATAGAATTTCCGCCGAAGGAGTACATCAAAAAGCTCGTCGTTGAGAACAACATAGTAAGAAAAGCCTTTGAGATAACGAAGCCCTTAAGCAAGAAAAACGAAAAGAAACCTGAGGGAACCGAGAGCAAGTTCAACCCATAACCATGAGGAGCGTCTTAAGGGCTATAAGGTATATTATGACACCTATCACCTTTTTTACATGTTCAGAACTCATCTTGAAGTGCATTAGGTGGGTCCCTAGCCAGCCTCCTGCTATAGCGGGAATCGAAACCCATAGGAGCAGTTTCCAGTTTAGAGTTCCCATCCCTAAATAGGTTACAAATCCACTAAGAGATGAGAAGAAAACAACCAATGCTGTAGTTGCAGCAACTTTTTTGGGTTCATAACCGAGCATTATAAGGGCGGGGCTAATTATTCCGCCCCCACCGACGCCAAGGAGACCGCCGAGGAAACCAGCTATTCCCCCAATTAGTGAGCCCTCAATGACGTGATTTTCATGGCTTTCCCTTTTCTTAGGTTTAAAGAAAATCATCATCGTGCCTGAGTAAAGCAAAAATGCAACAAATACCCAGAGGACATATACCTTAGGAATAAATTTACTTGCATAAGCTCCGATCGGGGCCATGGAGGTTGCGAGGATTAATATCGGGAGCCCAAAACGGTGGTCGAGCTTTCCATGCTTTATATTTTTGAGAGTCGCTGAAAGCATTGAGAGGGTGTTTATGAAGAGACCAGCAGGCTTGGCCGTCATAAGTGGGACTCCAAGCCAGCCCATTATTGGAACTATGGCGATGGCAGAACCTACGCCACCTATTGAGAAGATGACACTTAAGATAAAAGCTATAAGGACCATCTCTAAATAAGTCATTAGGCTCACCTTATTTTATTTTACTGGCCGAATAAACTAGTTAGACCTTTATAAACTTACTTATTTGTGTTAAAGGGTAAAGAAGATAAAAAATCATTCATTTGTAAGACATTCACTTTCTTCCTCGACACGAATTATCAGCTCAAGAACGCATTCAAGTTTCTTTAGATCATTTAAAATAGTATTCAGCTTTGACTTCATGTTTTCATCATACTTTCTCATCATAGATTTTACGATTTCTTCTAAAGGGCGGATTTCCCGCTCTAGCATCTCCTTAGGTTGGTGAAGGAACTTTTCAAAAAAAGCAGGACTTGCTGTGAAATATTTAATTCTGCCTCTTTTGCGGCATGTTACAAGATAGTCCCTGGATAATCTGGTTAGCGATATTGAAACTGATGAGCGACTTAAACCAGTTTTTTCAACAAGTTCAGTTATTGTCATAGGTGTACTTGAAAGTAACAAAGTTGCATATACCTTTCCCTCGGTTGAAGTATATCCCCAACGCACCATAATCCTTTCCACGATTTCTATGAACTTTCTTTCTTCGATATCCATTTAGGCCCCCCCAAGTTTCGATAATACACAGATCAAGGAATTTTAAATACCTAGTAGCCTCTAAAACCTTCTTATGTGACGATATAATTTTAAGGTTTTTCCCAAATTTGATGATGATAATAAGGTAAAATTAAAACTAAAAAGAGAGAACGTTACTCCTTTGCTGTTGCTATTATGATTCCCCCTATTAGGGCAATTATCGCTCCTATAAGCCAAAAACCACCATCAAATGACATCGCTATCAGGGCTAGGATTACAATGCTCCATCCAACGAGGCCTTTATTACTCTTATAATAGTATGCTAACCCGAGCATTATAAGGCTAAGGATTATCTCAATCAATCCGACCGTTGAAGTGCTTCCATAGTGCCATCCATAAAATTTCCCTGTTGCTAAGACAACTATCCCATCTAATAGTATTAGAAGTGCCCCTATTAAGGTTATCCACATTCCGGTTTTTGCCGAGCTCATTTTGCTTACCTCCTATAATTTTCAAAGTTTAGATAATAGGTTTATAATATTTAAATTTTTCTGATATGTTAGTCATATCAAAAAATACTAACATTGAGATATAAATTGGTTATATCGAAAACTTTAAACGTAACAAATTACTATGGAGTATTTGAGAGTGATAAGATGAAAGTTCCTAGAGCCATAAAAGAACCATTTCCAAACGCTATGAATCCATCATCAGATGTTGAGAACGTCAAATCCAAGGAAAGTGGGAGCCAACTAACTACGGCACTAAAAGCATTTAGGCTTATTCTTGGAAACCCAATTGCAAGAGCCCTTATAAAACCAAGCCTTAAAAAATATAAGATAAATGGGAGGGAACTTCCAGGCCTTTACTGGGCGCTTAGTATCTATGCAGGGGAGAGCATAAATGCACCAATGATGGTGCGGTTTCAGGCAGATACAATAAAGCTCCTTCTCAAACTCGGCATAAAATTGGCTCGTGGTGATGAGGAGGCGGTAAAAGAGGCTCTTCTCAGGGATCCTCACATAAGGCGCGGTATTTGGGTTGTTCTTGAGGGGATTGCCAAATATGGGGTGACTGTCCCTCAGCGTCTTGCTGGCCCTTTTCTCATTGTATGGAATTTTACAAATATGTGTAATTTCAGGTGCAAGCACTGCTATCAGAGGGCAGATAAGCCTTTGCCGACCGAACTAACTCTCAAGGAAAAGCTCGAGCTCGTCGATCAGCTTGATAAGGGCGGTGTTGCTGCAGTTGCTTTAAGCGGGGGAGAGCCCACTATACATCCACACTTCCTTAGGATTGTGAAGGAGCTCTCAAGTAGGGGTATTCATACGTCTGTAGCAACTAATGGTTGGACATTTGCCAAAAAAGAAGAGTTGGAAAAGGCAATTAGAGCTGGAATAAAGTACGTTGAGGTGAGCGTAGATTCAGCGAAGCCTGAAAAACATGATGAGTTCAGAGGTATCCCAGGAGCATGGGAGCACGCTATAAAGGCACTCGAGAATGCTGTTGAGCTTGGAATAAGCCATGGAATGGCAACGATAATGGATAAGGAAACGTTTCAGGAAATAGACGATATCCTAGACCTTGCGGAGAATATAGGGGTAAAGCGTGTTATATTCTTTAACCTCGTGCCAACGGGCAGAGCAGAAGATATGATTAAGGTTGATCTATCTCCTGAAGAGCGTGAAGAGTTCATGAAGGAAGTTTATCGTCAAATGAAAAGGAGGAAACTTGAGATACTCACAACTGCTCCCCAATATGCTAGGGTAACTCTCTTGATGAGTAGCGGAAGGGAAATAACCCCAGCTCACTTTTATATTGGGGAGAATAACTCTGTGAAAGTCTTAGCAGAATTTATAGGGGGTTGTGGTGCCGGTAGAATTTATGCCGGCATAGAGCCAGATGGAACCGTAGTTCCTTGTGTTTTCCTTCCATTACCAGTTGGAAATATCAGAAATAAATCATTTAAGGAAATATGGGAAAACAGTAGGATATTCAATATCCTTAGGGACAGAGATAGCTGGGAGGGGCAGTGTGGTAGTTGTCCATACAAGTACATTTGCGGAGGATGCCGTGCGAGGGCTTATCACTATACCCTTGACTTAAGGGGGGATGACCCAGGCTGTATAATAAATAAACGCCTTTGGGAGGAAATAGTTAAGCATGGAAAGCCTAAAGGGCTCACAGAAGTTAATTGGGTTGATGAAAGTGTTGTCCTTCGGGGACCAGCCCTTTATGTGCCCAGTTATTACAGAGGTCTCGAGGCTTCAGGGGAGAAAATTGTTAGTAGGAGTTACAAAGTTCAAGAAATTCATACCTAAAGATGAGGAAGAGGAGCATTAGAGAAGTTTTTCCAAAAGATACTCATGGATCCTCGTATCGTCAGTAAGCTCGGGGTGGAATTCTAGGCCTATGATATTGTCCTGCTCAACGCCAACAATCCTGTTCTCAAGCCACGCTAGGGGCTTTACCTTGTCACTGAGTAACTTAAGTATCCTGGGGGCCCTTATGAAGACCCCTGTAAACGGCTCATCATCAAAGGAAAGCTTCACGGGCGCTTCAAAGCTGTCCACCTGCCTTCCATAGGCGTTCCTGTTTACCTTCACGTCGAGAACCTCTAGGAATTTCTGCTCAGGAGTTGCCCCAACTACCTCCTTGGATAGCATTATCAGCCCTGCACAGGTTCCCATCACCGGCAGTCCATCTTCAATCAGCTTCTTTACAGGCTCAAAGAGACCTGTTTTCTGCATGAGCCTTGAGATCGTAGTGCTCTCTCCTCCAGGGATTATTATCGCACTAATGCTTTCGAGCTGTTCAGGTTTCCTGAGCCAAATGACGTCACCGAAAACGCCGAGGCTTTCCATGGCTCTCTTTGTTGCCTCTATATGCTCACTGACGTCTCCCTGCAATCCGATAACTCCTACCTTCATCCTAAAACCTCCAAAAGAAAAAGGGGATTAAACGCCCCTCTCCTCCATCCTTACCTCGAGCTCCGCTATGTCCTGACCTCTCATTGGCTCTCCTATCTCTCTGCTTATCTCCGCAAGGACATCTGGCTCGTCCCAGTGGTTAACGGCTTCAACTATCGCCCTTGCCATCGCCGGTGGGTTTGAGCTCTTGAAAATTCCTGAACCTACGAACACCCCATCCATCCCCATTGCCATCATCAAAGCTGCATCAGCAGGGGTTGCTACTCCACCGGCGGCGAAGTTAACGACTGGTAACCTGCCAAGTTTCTTGATCTCGAGGAGGATCTTATAAAGTCCTTCAACGATCTCCCTGTAAGTGTAGCCCTCGTAAATTGGCTCGTTCTCTAGAACCCTCTTCGGAAGGCCGCTTATCTCCTTGACGCTAAACGCAAGCCTCAGATAGGGCTCGGCGAACTTCTCGGC
It encodes:
- a CDS encoding flavodoxin family protein, whose amino-acid sequence is MKTLIVFYSRSRTTKRIAQEVAKALNADIDEIIDKKPRKGIIGFLIAGYDATMGKTTEIEFEKDPSSYDLVVIGTPVWNGRVTPAIRTYLLQNRGKIRNAAFFCTCAGRPGKCLEQMEEILGKRPVLRKILVRKRLEEGIKEFVEELKTLSGS
- a CDS encoding MarR family winged helix-turn-helix transcriptional regulator, which codes for MNRLEELGITFLEFKALMHLKSTETQGDLLREMGVSKSTASKVLSSLERKGIVKRERRGRAYTIELTDKALEMLKAIEKAGMELEEKMFSRMARKEKSEFLSLLKRAINSLEGNRWVEI
- a CDS encoding MATE family efflux transporter, which produces MTKGVQILRGDPKKAIIKLSIPMMIGMLVQTMYNLADGIWVSGLGPDALAAVGLFFPIFTGIIALAAGLGVGASSAIARRIGARNKKGVDNVAVHAIVLSLFLGVAIPLVMLPTIDSFFGLMGAKEDVVELATAYARVLLIGAFMAVFNNVGNGILRGEGDANRAMLAMVLGSGLNIVLDPIFIYTLNFGIVGAAYATLLSMTITSLFIAYWLFIKRDLTLRLPSETSRRAGKSLRTYCVLVFLPHSLSSPRL
- a CDS encoding MATE family efflux transporter; the protein is MAGGENGVAVFTSAWRVTMLGIVPILGMAAATTAVTGAAYGERNTEKLEAAYLYAIKIAFMIELGVVSFIMAFAPQVAYLFTYSEIAQVIKQELISALRTLPIFLLLTPFGMMTSAMFQGIGEGEKSLILTIFRTLVMQVGFAYTFVNLGLGLRGVWLGIVVGNMVAAVMGFTWGRVRIRVVRRALR
- a CDS encoding NifB/NifX family molybdenum-iron cluster-binding protein encodes the protein MRIAVPAVDDKGLESEVSRHFGRARYFVFVDVENNEIKGAEVVEVPFEEHGPGDLPRFVKEHGGEVVLAYGMGHKAISFFNELGIEVVTGAYGRIRDVVEAFIHQVLELDPHWKEKIEREKERERGEKHEQRDGL
- the tdt gene encoding TDT family transporter, translated to MGISIKDFAPSWFASVMGTGALALTSKAYSSKLPALAGFAKFLVYLNTLLFFILLIPWLLRWVKYTENALEDLKHPMVSHFYGTIAVAMLVLSADYLFILKKITIAKAFWIPGTVLTIFFALLIPYLMFVEREIDLKVVTPAWFIPPVGLIVIPMGGAGLISSFSGTAREIAYVVNYFAWGAGFFLYLGLFAIVFFRFIRHEPMPCGMAPAVWINLGPIGAGTSTLYALVKASEFLKVKEPFLAFGLIFWGFGVWWLAMAIMMTIYYIRKLNLPYSLAWWAFIFPLGAYVGATHNVGTAFGIGIIDSFGFVLYWLLLAMWLITGVKTVKHVLLE
- a CDS encoding SufB/SufD family protein: MTIKIDLTREYEALVEAYQREGLDTSLFEGRIATIIISGDKIIGLNNVPGVEIKGKEIKNGVKAEVKIADNVELPFPVHLCTGYLESEGYQRVVFDINVGKNSKVKFISHCIFPYAKNFTHEAVTRIKIGEGSSVLYDDEHVHGEGVRMIGKTEVDVGRGARYTGRFSLTKHRAKKLKLEMIARLDERAVLELESKVKAVKDDSVEIKEVAYLEGAHSRANLRSTVIAFDRARASVINEAYGLGDYAKGHVECHEIVKGNADVQTVPLLRVKNDKAELTHEASIGRINEAQLIQLMAKGLTEDEAAELIIKGLLGE
- a CDS encoding ATP-binding cassette domain-containing protein, whose amino-acid sequence is MLCLRNVEYLQNCRKILHSINMTFRDGISYSILGPNGAGKSTIARILMGELKPTSGQIILDGKDITGLSITERAKLGISMAWQEPARYEGITVKDYLTLGGKLKIKEDEIQEVLELVGLSYELYAHRFVDKSLSGGERKRVELASLLLLKPRYAILDEPDSGLDITAKELIERILNYFQKYGTTVILITHHEEIAAKTDFSYFICAGRLVKKGFSHEVVDYYRKTCRRCSFPEG
- a CDS encoding 4Fe-4S dicluster domain-containing protein, which encodes MEDMKMSGDEAPIIGKDALGRPVKDLSVIPWWGVDRKDIEWYPKINYDRCAGCGICFITCGRRVFDWDKEKGKPVVARPYNCMVGCSTCAMLCPCDAIEFPPKEYIKKLVVENNIVRKAFEITKPLSKKNEKKPEGTESKFNP
- a CDS encoding sulfite exporter TauE/SafE family protein; its protein translation is MTYLEMVLIAFILSVIFSIGGVGSAIAIVPIMGWLGVPLMTAKPAGLFINTLSMLSATLKNIKHGKLDHRFGLPILILATSMAPIGAYASKFIPKVYVLWVFVAFLLYSGTMMIFFKPKKRESHENHVIEGSLIGGIAGFLGGLLGVGGGGIISPALIMLGYEPKKVAATTALVVFFSSLSGFVTYLGMGTLNWKLLLWVSIPAIAGGWLGTHLMHFKMSSEHVKKVIGVIIYLIALKTLLMVMG
- a CDS encoding GbsR/MarR family transcriptional regulator, which produces MDIEERKFIEIVERIMVRWGYTSTEGKVYATLLLSSTPMTITELVEKTGLSRSSVSISLTRLSRDYLVTCRKRGRIKYFTASPAFFEKFLHQPKEMLEREIRPLEEIVKSMMRKYDENMKSKLNTILNDLKKLECVLELIIRVEEESECLTNE
- a CDS encoding radical SAM/SPASM domain-containing protein, with the translated sequence MKVPRAIKEPFPNAMNPSSDVENVKSKESGSQLTTALKAFRLILGNPIARALIKPSLKKYKINGRELPGLYWALSIYAGESINAPMMVRFQADTIKLLLKLGIKLARGDEEAVKEALLRDPHIRRGIWVVLEGIAKYGVTVPQRLAGPFLIVWNFTNMCNFRCKHCYQRADKPLPTELTLKEKLELVDQLDKGGVAAVALSGGEPTIHPHFLRIVKELSSRGIHTSVATNGWTFAKKEELEKAIRAGIKYVEVSVDSAKPEKHDEFRGIPGAWEHAIKALENAVELGISHGMATIMDKETFQEIDDILDLAENIGVKRVIFFNLVPTGRAEDMIKVDLSPEEREEFMKEVYRQMKRRKLEILTTAPQYARVTLLMSSGREITPAHFYIGENNSVKVLAEFIGGCGAGRIYAGIEPDGTVVPCVFLPLPVGNIRNKSFKEIWENSRIFNILRDRDSWEGQCGSCPYKYICGGCRARAYHYTLDLRGDDPGCIINKRLWEEIVKHGKPKGLTEVNWVDESVVLRGPALYVPSYYRGLEASGEKIVSRSYKVQEIHT
- the pdxT gene encoding pyridoxal 5'-phosphate synthase glutaminase subunit PdxT; translated protein: MKVGVIGLQGDVSEHIEATKRAMESLGVFGDVIWLRKPEQLESISAIIIPGGESTTISRLMQKTGLFEPVKKLIEDGLPVMGTCAGLIMLSKEVVGATPEQKFLEVLDVKVNRNAYGRQVDSFEAPVKLSFDDEPFTGVFIRAPRILKLLSDKVKPLAWLENRIVGVEQDNIIGLEFHPELTDDTRIHEYLLEKLL